The following are encoded together in the Bacillus cereus group sp. RP43 genome:
- the glp gene encoding gephyrin-like molybdotransferase Glp, with protein sequence MLEKRRPIPVAEAVARVMEYAHQGEIEKVSLIDSYGRTLGEDVIADHDVPHFDRSPYDGFAIRAEDTKEASSSNPIQFEVVGEIGAGFVFKEEVKAFQAVRIMTGAAIPAGGNAVVMLELTEGFEENEKTYMTLKRSFAAGDNISFQGEDVKQNAILVKKGTSINPGVAALLATFGYSSVDVIKQPVIGIVTTGSELLEVHEQLKPGKIRNSNSYMIAAQIERAGGVVQYYGQFADDFETCYNTVKKAIKEVDILITTGGVSVGDYDYLPAIYEKLQANVLFNKIAMRPGSVTTVAELEGKLLFGLSGNPSACYVGCELYVRPVIGTYLHRKDPHLYRAEAILQKDFPKANPFTRFVRGSVEIVDGQLQVTPVGLDKSSAISSLAEANACIVLPGGTRGFEAGITVSVLLLELNVGSEWPWEEPLRSYK encoded by the coding sequence ATGTTAGAAAAACGTAGACCAATTCCAGTAGCAGAAGCAGTTGCACGCGTAATGGAGTATGCTCATCAAGGTGAAATAGAAAAGGTTTCTCTTATAGACAGCTACGGTAGAACGCTTGGAGAAGATGTTATTGCAGATCATGATGTCCCGCATTTCGATCGCTCTCCGTACGACGGGTTTGCGATTCGAGCAGAAGATACAAAAGAAGCAAGTAGCAGTAACCCAATTCAGTTTGAAGTGGTAGGTGAAATTGGAGCAGGTTTTGTTTTTAAAGAGGAAGTAAAAGCATTTCAAGCTGTACGTATTATGACAGGAGCCGCAATTCCAGCGGGGGGTAATGCTGTTGTTATGTTAGAGCTAACGGAAGGGTTTGAAGAAAACGAAAAGACTTATATGACATTAAAACGCTCTTTCGCTGCTGGTGATAACATTTCTTTTCAAGGAGAAGATGTAAAACAAAATGCCATACTTGTGAAAAAAGGGACTTCTATTAACCCTGGAGTAGCGGCGCTTCTTGCTACGTTTGGTTATAGTTCAGTAGATGTTATAAAACAGCCGGTTATTGGAATTGTGACGACAGGAAGTGAACTGCTTGAGGTACATGAACAATTAAAGCCAGGGAAGATTCGAAATAGTAATTCTTATATGATTGCTGCTCAAATTGAACGAGCGGGCGGAGTTGTACAGTATTATGGACAATTCGCTGACGATTTTGAGACGTGTTATAACACTGTAAAAAAAGCGATAAAAGAAGTTGATATATTAATTACAACTGGTGGCGTTTCAGTAGGAGACTATGACTATTTACCTGCTATTTATGAGAAATTACAAGCAAATGTACTTTTCAATAAAATAGCGATGCGACCAGGAAGCGTGACTACTGTCGCTGAGCTAGAAGGAAAATTATTATTTGGTCTATCTGGTAATCCTTCTGCTTGTTATGTCGGATGTGAATTATATGTTCGACCAGTCATTGGAACATACTTGCACAGGAAAGATCCGCACTTATATCGAGCAGAAGCAATTTTACAGAAAGACTTTCCGAAAGCAAACCCATTTACTCGTTTTGTAAGAGGGAGCGTGGAAATTGTAGATGGCCAATTGCAAGTTACACCAGTTGGTTTAGATAAATCTAGTGCAATTTCTTCACTTGCAGAAGCGAATGCATGTATCGTCCTGCCGGGAGGAACGAGAGGTTTTGAAGCAGGAATAACCGTTTCGGTACTGTTATTAGAATTAAACGTCGGAAGTGAGTGGCCGTGGGAAGAGCCACTTCGATCATATAAGTAA
- a CDS encoding molybdopterin-synthase adenylyltransferase MoeB: MQERYSRQVLFSRIGEMGQRKIREKHVLLIGAGALGAANAEALVRMGIGKLTIADRDYVEWSNLQRQQLYTEEDAQQCNPKAIAAAEHLRKINSEVEIVPVVTDVTMQEMEELTKEVDLILDATDNFDTRLLINDISQKENIPWIYGGCIGSYGVTYTILPGETPCFRCLMDHPMGGATCDTAGIIQPAVQMVVAHQVTEAMKILVNDFEALRGAMLSFDIWNNQYLSLKVNRQKKSTCPSCGNVRTYPSLTFEAQMKTEVLCGRNTVQIRPGIKRILNLEEIQKRLQKSVNVKKTPYVLSFLVEEYRFVLFTDGRAFIHGTNDMKMAKRLYAKYIG, translated from the coding sequence ATGCAAGAGCGTTATTCAAGGCAAGTATTGTTTTCTAGAATTGGTGAAATGGGACAAAGAAAAATCAGAGAAAAGCATGTGCTCCTAATCGGTGCGGGTGCACTAGGAGCTGCGAATGCAGAAGCGCTCGTTAGGATGGGAATTGGGAAATTGACAATTGCTGACCGTGACTACGTTGAATGGAGTAATTTACAAAGACAACAGTTATATACAGAAGAAGATGCACAGCAGTGTAATCCAAAAGCAATTGCAGCGGCAGAGCATTTAAGAAAAATTAATTCTGAAGTAGAAATTGTACCTGTTGTAACGGATGTTACAATGCAAGAAATGGAAGAGTTAACAAAAGAAGTAGATCTCATATTAGATGCGACTGATAATTTCGATACGCGCCTACTTATAAATGACATTTCACAAAAAGAAAATATACCTTGGATATACGGTGGATGCATTGGAAGTTACGGTGTAACGTATACGATTCTTCCTGGAGAAACACCATGTTTTCGCTGCTTGATGGATCATCCTATGGGCGGTGCAACATGCGATACAGCCGGAATCATTCAGCCAGCGGTACAAATGGTTGTTGCTCACCAAGTAACAGAAGCGATGAAAATATTGGTGAATGATTTTGAGGCGTTAAGAGGAGCAATGTTATCATTTGATATTTGGAACAATCAATATCTCTCATTAAAAGTAAATAGGCAGAAAAAAAGTACATGTCCATCTTGTGGGAATGTACGCACGTACCCAAGTTTAACATTTGAAGCACAGATGAAAACGGAAGTGCTATGCGGACGGAATACAGTTCAAATCCGTCCAGGAATAAAGAGAATTCTTAATTTAGAAGAAATTCAAAAGCGCTTACAAAAAAGTGTGAATGTCAAAAAAACTCCATATGTACTATCGTTTCTAGTAGAGGAATATCGTTTTGTTTTATTTACAGACGGCAGAGCGTTTATTCATGGGACTAATGATATGAAAATGGCAAAACGGTTATACGCAAAATATATAGGATGA
- the moaA gene encoding GTP 3',8-cyclase MoaA — MHEKMRDSLERPLQDLRISVIDRCNFRCTYCMPAEVFGPDYAFLQEEFLLTFDEIERLARLFISMGVNKIRLTGGEPLLRKDLSKLIARLAKLEGLTDIGLTTNGIHLAKQAKALKEAGLKRVNISLDAIEDHVFQKINGRNVSTKPVLKGIEAAKAAGLEVKVNMVVKKGMNDSQILLMARYFKEQEIQLRFIEFMDVGSTNGWNFEQVIKKEQLIEKINRVYPIEPAQPRYFGEVAKVYRYVGSNAEVGFITSVSESFCSSCTRARISADGKFFTCLFGTKGTDLRTLLRENISDASLLKILQHTWEFRKDRYSDERKAESANKRPKVEMSYIGG; from the coding sequence ATGCACGAGAAGATGAGGGATTCGTTAGAGCGGCCACTTCAAGATTTACGTATTTCAGTTATTGATCGTTGTAATTTTAGGTGCACATACTGTATGCCAGCTGAAGTGTTCGGACCTGATTATGCTTTTTTACAGGAAGAGTTTTTATTAACATTCGATGAAATAGAACGATTAGCTAGATTATTTATAAGTATGGGAGTCAATAAAATTAGACTTACTGGCGGTGAACCTTTATTGCGTAAAGATTTATCGAAGTTAATTGCAAGGCTTGCAAAGCTAGAAGGTTTAACGGATATTGGACTCACAACAAATGGTATTCATTTAGCAAAACAAGCAAAGGCGTTAAAAGAAGCGGGATTAAAACGTGTAAATATTAGTTTAGATGCGATAGAGGATCACGTCTTCCAAAAAATTAATGGACGAAATGTAAGTACAAAACCTGTATTGAAAGGAATTGAAGCAGCAAAGGCAGCTGGATTAGAAGTAAAAGTAAATATGGTCGTAAAAAAAGGGATGAATGATAGTCAAATTCTACTTATGGCCCGTTATTTTAAAGAACAAGAAATTCAGCTCCGTTTTATCGAGTTTATGGATGTGGGCAGTACGAACGGTTGGAACTTTGAACAAGTCATTAAGAAGGAACAATTAATAGAGAAAATTAATCGTGTATATCCGATTGAGCCCGCCCAGCCTCGTTACTTTGGAGAAGTAGCTAAAGTGTATCGATATGTAGGGAGCAATGCAGAAGTTGGCTTTATTACTTCTGTTTCTGAGTCATTTTGTTCTTCTTGTACGAGAGCTCGTATTTCGGCAGACGGAAAGTTTTTTACATGCCTATTTGGAACGAAAGGAACGGATTTGCGAACGCTTCTTCGAGAAAATATTTCTGATGCATCACTATTAAAAATTTTACAACATACATGGGAGTTTAGAAAAGATCGGTATTCAGATGAAAGAAAAGCTGAAAGTGCAAATAAACGTCCAAAAGTAGAAATGTCTTACATTGGTGGATAA
- a CDS encoding Crp/Fnr family transcriptional regulator, giving the protein MANSMTLSQDLKELLASVEYKMQIKKGSFIFQEGMEATELYIIHSGKVQISKLSADGQELTLRICSAYDIIGELTLFTDNAKYLLNSKCLEDVEVGVIKRETLEKALLQKPALVFEFMKWISEHLRRMQTKFRDLVLHGKKGALYSTLIRMTNSYGVLKENGILIDLPLTNQELANFCATSRESVNRMLNDLKKKGTISITKGKITIHDLQFLKCEIACEDCSTSVCSID; this is encoded by the coding sequence GTGGCAAACAGTATGACATTATCTCAAGATTTAAAGGAATTACTTGCATCTGTTGAATATAAAATGCAGATAAAAAAAGGAAGTTTTATTTTTCAAGAAGGTATGGAAGCAACAGAACTCTATATCATCCACTCAGGAAAAGTACAAATTAGTAAACTAAGTGCTGACGGGCAAGAATTAACACTCCGTATTTGTTCGGCATACGACATTATTGGAGAATTAACATTATTCACGGACAATGCGAAGTATTTATTAAATTCAAAATGCCTTGAAGATGTTGAAGTAGGAGTAATAAAGCGTGAAACCTTAGAAAAAGCATTACTCCAAAAACCCGCACTTGTATTTGAATTTATGAAATGGATTAGTGAACATTTAAGAAGAATGCAAACGAAGTTCCGAGATTTAGTATTACACGGCAAAAAAGGTGCCCTGTATTCTACTCTCATACGAATGACAAATAGTTATGGTGTGTTAAAGGAAAATGGTATTCTCATCGATTTACCATTAACGAATCAAGAACTTGCGAACTTCTGTGCAACTTCCCGTGAAAGCGTAAATCGAATGTTAAATGATTTGAAAAAAAAGGGTACGATTTCTATAACTAAAGGAAAGATTACAATTCATGATTTACAATTTTTAAAATGTGAAATTGCTTGTGAAGATTGTTCTACCTCTGTTTGTAGCATTGATTAG
- the narI gene encoding respiratory nitrate reductase subunit gamma — translation MMDQFLWVLFPYIIFAIFIGGHIFRYNYDQFGWTSKSSELLEKKMLRVGSLLFHFGIMFVIGGHVMGILIPESVYRSIGISEHMYHVVAISFGLPAGVASIIGLIILTYRRITVKRIIATSTTGDYIALILLLIVMLAGLSSTFLNIDSKGFDYRTTIGPWFRSLFIFQPKVEYMMEVPVWFKIHIIAAMGLFAVWPFTRLVHVFSAPIKYLSRSYVIYRRRIPNELKK, via the coding sequence ATGATGGATCAATTTCTATGGGTGTTGTTTCCCTATATCATTTTTGCAATCTTTATCGGTGGACATATTTTCAGATACAACTATGATCAATTTGGATGGACATCAAAATCTAGTGAACTATTAGAGAAGAAAATGCTCCGGGTCGGAAGTCTATTATTCCACTTTGGGATCATGTTCGTAATTGGCGGTCATGTTATGGGGATTTTAATTCCAGAGTCCGTATACCGTTCAATAGGTATTTCTGAACATATGTATCATGTAGTAGCAATTAGTTTCGGACTTCCGGCAGGTGTTGCTTCTATCATCGGTTTAATTATATTAACGTATCGCCGTATAACCGTAAAACGCATCATTGCAACGAGTACAACGGGAGATTATATTGCGCTTATTTTATTACTTATCGTAATGCTGGCAGGACTTTCCTCAACATTTTTAAATATCGACTCAAAAGGATTTGATTATCGTACAACGATCGGTCCTTGGTTCCGAAGTCTCTTTATTTTCCAACCGAAAGTTGAATATATGATGGAAGTGCCTGTATGGTTTAAAATTCATATTATTGCAGCGATGGGTCTATTCGCAGTATGGCCGTTCACTAGACTTGTACATGTATTTAGTGCTCCAATTAAATACTTAAGCCGTAGTTATGTAATTTACAGAAGACGTATTCCTAATGAATTAAAAAAATAA
- the narJ gene encoding nitrate reductase molybdenum cofactor assembly chaperone has translation MKQSLQTAFSCSSFLLSYPEPGWGEALIELQEEIEAIEQEDVKAALTAFIKQAQGKTNAQLIDTYVYTFDFGKKTNMYLTYMNTGEQRERGIELLELKQHYKKSGFEVTDKELPDYLPLLLEFFANANEQDSEPIMSKYKENIQALHVQLKEADSMYEPILAAILLAIDTWGVQTN, from the coding sequence ATGAAACAAAGTTTACAAACTGCTTTTTCTTGTTCTTCTTTTCTTCTCTCCTACCCAGAACCTGGGTGGGGAGAAGCTTTAATTGAATTACAAGAAGAGATTGAAGCGATTGAACAGGAAGACGTTAAAGCAGCACTTACAGCATTTATAAAACAAGCACAGGGTAAAACGAATGCTCAATTAATTGATACTTACGTATATACATTCGATTTTGGTAAAAAGACAAATATGTATTTAACTTATATGAACACAGGTGAACAAAGAGAAAGAGGTATTGAATTATTAGAGTTAAAACAGCATTATAAAAAATCTGGTTTTGAAGTAACAGATAAAGAACTACCGGATTATTTACCGCTTTTGCTTGAGTTTTTTGCAAATGCAAATGAGCAAGATAGTGAGCCAATTATGAGTAAATACAAGGAAAATATACAAGCATTGCACGTTCAATTAAAAGAAGCTGATAGTATGTATGAACCAATTCTTGCAGCTATACTCCTCGCCATCGATACATGGGGTGTACAGACAAATTAG
- the narH gene encoding nitrate reductase subunit beta, which yields MKIKAQVGMVMNLDKCIGCHTCSVTCKNTWTNRPGAEYMYFNNVETKPGIGYPKQWEDQEKYKGGWELKNGEIQLKSGSKMKRLMNIFHNPDQPTIDDYFEPWNYDYETLTNSPQRKHQPVARPKSAITGEFIDKIEWGPNWEDDLAGGHITGLQDPNVKKMEEEIKTDFENVFMMYLPRICEHCMNPSCVSSCPSGAMYKREEDGIVLVDQNACRAWRFCVSSCPYKKVYFNWQTNKAEKCTMCFPRIEAGMPTICSETCVGRIRYIGVMLYDADKVKESASVEDEKDLYESQLTVFLDPNDPEVAAEAKKQGIPEEWIKAAQESPIYKMIIDWKIALPLHPEYRTMPMVWYIPPLSPIMNMVEGKGSNWQAEEIFPAIDNMRIPIQYLANLLTAGDESHIRLTLKKMAVMRMHMRALQINKEPNEAVLKELGLTKQDVEDMYRLLAIAKYKDRFVIPGTHREQVADLYSEQGSCGLSFTGGPGSCMTIS from the coding sequence TTGAAGATTAAAGCGCAAGTCGGAATGGTAATGAACCTAGATAAATGCATCGGCTGCCATACTTGTAGCGTAACGTGCAAAAACACCTGGACAAATCGTCCAGGTGCTGAATATATGTACTTCAATAACGTAGAAACGAAACCTGGAATTGGTTATCCGAAACAATGGGAAGATCAGGAGAAATACAAAGGCGGCTGGGAATTGAAAAATGGTGAAATTCAGCTGAAATCCGGTTCGAAAATGAAACGTCTTATGAATATTTTCCACAATCCAGATCAACCAACAATTGATGATTACTTTGAACCTTGGAACTATGATTATGAAACATTAACAAATAGCCCGCAGCGTAAGCATCAACCAGTTGCTCGTCCGAAATCAGCAATTACAGGCGAATTTATCGACAAAATTGAATGGGGTCCAAACTGGGAAGATGATTTAGCAGGCGGACATATAACAGGATTACAAGATCCGAACGTAAAGAAAATGGAAGAAGAAATTAAAACGGATTTTGAGAATGTCTTTATGATGTATTTACCACGCATATGCGAACATTGTATGAATCCATCTTGCGTATCTTCTTGTCCATCTGGTGCGATGTATAAACGTGAAGAAGATGGGATTGTTCTTGTGGATCAAAATGCATGTCGTGCTTGGAGATTCTGCGTATCATCTTGTCCATATAAAAAAGTGTACTTTAACTGGCAAACGAATAAAGCTGAAAAATGTACAATGTGTTTCCCGCGTATTGAAGCTGGTATGCCAACAATTTGTTCAGAAACATGTGTAGGACGTATCAGGTACATTGGGGTAATGCTATATGACGCTGACAAAGTAAAAGAATCGGCTTCTGTTGAAGATGAAAAAGATTTATATGAATCTCAGCTTACTGTTTTCCTAGATCCAAATGATCCAGAAGTAGCAGCTGAAGCGAAAAAACAAGGTATTCCTGAAGAGTGGATTAAAGCAGCACAAGAGTCACCAATCTATAAAATGATTATCGATTGGAAAATTGCTCTGCCTCTTCACCCAGAGTACCGTACAATGCCAATGGTTTGGTATATCCCGCCCCTTAGCCCAATTATGAATATGGTGGAAGGGAAAGGTAGTAACTGGCAAGCAGAAGAGATTTTCCCTGCTATCGATAATATGCGTATTCCAATTCAATATTTAGCGAATTTACTCACTGCAGGAGATGAATCACACATTCGTCTTACATTGAAAAAAATGGCTGTCATGCGAATGCATATGAGAGCATTGCAAATTAATAAAGAACCAAATGAAGCTGTATTAAAAGAACTTGGATTAACGAAACAGGATGTAGAAGATATGTATCGTCTTCTTGCTATCGCAAAATATAAAGATCGCTTCGTCATTCCGGGCACTCACCGTGAACAAGTTGCAGATTTATATAGCGAACAAGGAAGCTGTGGTCTTTCCTTCACAGGTGGTCCAGGCTCTTGTATGACAATTTCTTAA
- a CDS encoding nitrate reductase subunit alpha has product MMKKKPSALMRRLKYFLPIDRYNDNHTQETYEDREWENVYRKRWQHDKVIRSTHGVNCTGSCSWNIYVKDGIVTWEGQELNYPTTGPDMPDFEPRGCPRGASFSWYIYSPLRVKYPYVRGVLWEMWQEELQNNESPLDAWKSIVENPEKARKYKQARGKGGFIRANWDEVLQLVSASLLYTVIKYGPDRNVGFSPIPAMSMLSHAAGSRFMQLMGGPMLSFYDWYADLPPASPQIWGDQTDVPESSDWYNSGYIMTWGSNVPMTRTPDAHFLAEVRYKGTKVVSVSPDFAESTKFADDWISVKQGTDGALAMAMGHVILQEFYVDNQVEYFTKYAKQYTDFPFFVTLKQKGDQFVADRFLNATDIRRETKLGEWKPVLWNENTKDFATPHGTMGSRWDNEKKWNLRLEDEQTGEKIDPRLSLLGMEDAVGTVQIPYFSDDGNKVLERTIPVKKIMTEEGEVFVTTVYDLTLANYGVNRGLGGQEPKDFNDDVPFTPAWQEKMTGVKRELIIQIAREFAQNAVDTNGRSMIIMGAGINHWFNSDTIYRAVLNLVLLVGAQGVNGGGWAHYVGQEKLRPAEGWQTIAMAKDWQGPPKLQNGTSFFYFVTDQWRYEDTPVGHLASPIEGNSRYQHHGDYNVLAARLGWLPSYPTFEKNGIELYKEAVAAGVTTQEEIGKYVAQKLKEKELKFAIEDPDNKNNFPRNLFVWRANLISSSGKGHEYFLKHLLGTTNGLMNDDSDSIRPEEIKWHEEAPEGKLDLLINLDFRMAGTALYSDIVLPASTWYEKHDLSSTDMHPFVHPFNPAIGSPWEARSDWDIFTALSKAVSDLAKKIDLEPMKEVVATPLLHDTPQELAQPLGKVKDWSKGECEPIPGKTMPQIHVVERDYKKIYDKMTALGPNTGKQPIGTKGISWSAEKEYEQLKSRLGVVRTDSIAKGCPDIKEAIHAAEAVLTLSSTTNGHMAVKAWEALEKQTDLKLRDLAEEREEECFTFEQITAQPKTVITSPAFTGSEKGGRRYSPFTTNVERLIPWRTITGRQSFYLDHDMMKEFGETMATFKPILQHKPFRKSRPEVEGKEITLNYLTPHNKWSIHSMYFDSLPMLTLFRGGPTVWMNKDDANEAGVADNDWIECFNRNGVVVARAVVTHRIPRGMAFMHHAQDRHINVPGTKLTSNRGGTHNSPTRIHVKPTHMIGGYGQLSYGFNYYGPTGNQRDLNVVIRKLKEVDWLED; this is encoded by the coding sequence ATGATGAAGAAGAAACCTTCAGCACTAATGAGACGTTTAAAATATTTTTTACCAATAGATCGTTATAACGATAATCATACACAAGAAACATATGAAGATCGTGAATGGGAAAATGTGTACAGAAAACGCTGGCAGCACGATAAAGTTATTCGCTCTACACACGGTGTGAACTGTACTGGTTCTTGTAGCTGGAACATTTATGTGAAAGATGGAATTGTAACATGGGAAGGACAAGAGCTTAACTATCCAACAACAGGTCCTGATATGCCTGATTTTGAACCACGAGGATGTCCGCGTGGGGCAAGTTTTTCTTGGTACATTTATAGCCCACTTCGTGTGAAATATCCATATGTACGTGGTGTGCTTTGGGAAATGTGGCAAGAAGAACTACAAAATAACGAGTCACCATTAGATGCTTGGAAAAGCATTGTGGAAAACCCTGAAAAGGCACGCAAGTATAAGCAGGCGCGTGGTAAAGGCGGATTCATCCGAGCGAATTGGGATGAAGTATTACAACTTGTTTCAGCTTCTTTACTTTATACAGTAATTAAATACGGTCCAGACCGAAATGTTGGTTTTTCACCAATTCCAGCTATGTCGATGTTAAGTCACGCTGCGGGTAGCCGCTTTATGCAACTTATGGGTGGGCCGATGCTTAGTTTCTATGATTGGTACGCGGATTTACCACCAGCTTCTCCGCAAATTTGGGGGGATCAAACAGATGTACCAGAAAGTAGTGACTGGTATAACTCTGGTTACATTATGACATGGGGTTCAAATGTACCGATGACGAGAACGCCAGATGCACACTTTTTAGCCGAAGTTCGATATAAAGGAACGAAAGTCGTTTCTGTAAGTCCTGACTTCGCCGAGTCTACAAAGTTTGCGGATGATTGGATTAGTGTGAAACAAGGTACAGACGGTGCACTTGCGATGGCAATGGGGCATGTGATCTTACAAGAATTTTACGTAGATAATCAAGTGGAATACTTCACAAAGTATGCGAAGCAATATACTGATTTTCCTTTCTTTGTCACATTGAAACAAAAAGGAGATCAATTCGTCGCTGATCGTTTCTTAAATGCTACTGATATTAGACGAGAAACAAAGTTGGGAGAATGGAAGCCTGTTCTTTGGAACGAGAACACGAAAGATTTTGCAACACCTCACGGCACAATGGGGTCACGTTGGGATAATGAAAAGAAATGGAACTTGCGTTTAGAAGATGAACAAACAGGTGAAAAGATTGATCCACGTCTTTCTTTACTTGGAATGGAAGACGCTGTAGGAACGGTACAAATTCCGTACTTCTCAGATGATGGAAATAAAGTATTGGAACGTACAATTCCAGTGAAAAAAATTATGACAGAAGAAGGCGAAGTGTTCGTTACAACTGTATACGACTTAACGTTAGCAAATTACGGCGTGAACCGAGGGCTCGGCGGACAAGAGCCGAAAGATTTCAATGACGATGTACCATTTACACCTGCATGGCAAGAGAAAATGACAGGAGTGAAACGAGAGCTTATTATTCAAATCGCTCGTGAGTTTGCACAAAATGCTGTTGATACGAATGGCCGCTCGATGATTATTATGGGAGCTGGTATTAACCATTGGTTTAATTCTGATACGATTTACCGCGCTGTTTTAAATCTTGTTCTTCTCGTTGGGGCACAAGGTGTAAACGGCGGTGGTTGGGCGCATTATGTTGGTCAAGAAAAATTACGACCAGCAGAAGGATGGCAAACGATCGCGATGGCAAAAGATTGGCAAGGGCCACCGAAATTACAAAATGGTACATCTTTCTTTTATTTCGTAACAGATCAATGGCGTTATGAAGATACACCGGTTGGACATTTAGCATCACCAATTGAGGGTAACTCTCGTTATCAACATCACGGTGATTACAATGTATTAGCGGCACGACTTGGCTGGTTACCTTCCTATCCAACATTCGAGAAAAATGGAATTGAATTATATAAAGAAGCTGTTGCTGCTGGTGTAACAACGCAAGAAGAAATCGGAAAATACGTTGCACAAAAACTAAAAGAAAAAGAACTGAAATTTGCGATTGAAGATCCAGATAATAAAAACAATTTCCCGCGCAACTTATTCGTATGGCGTGCCAACTTAATTTCAAGTTCTGGTAAAGGCCACGAATATTTCTTAAAACATTTATTAGGCACAACAAATGGATTAATGAATGACGATAGTGATTCAATACGACCAGAAGAAATTAAGTGGCATGAAGAAGCGCCAGAAGGGAAGCTTGATCTACTCATTAATTTAGATTTCCGTATGGCTGGAACAGCGCTCTATTCTGACATCGTCTTACCTGCTTCAACTTGGTATGAAAAGCATGATTTAAGCAGTACGGATATGCATCCATTTGTACATCCATTTAATCCAGCAATCGGTTCGCCGTGGGAAGCACGCTCTGATTGGGATATTTTCACCGCTCTTTCTAAAGCTGTGTCAGATTTAGCGAAGAAAATCGATCTTGAACCAATGAAAGAAGTCGTTGCAACACCACTTCTTCACGATACACCGCAAGAATTAGCACAACCACTAGGTAAGGTTAAAGATTGGAGTAAAGGTGAGTGTGAACCGATCCCAGGTAAAACAATGCCGCAAATTCATGTTGTCGAACGAGATTATAAAAAGATTTATGACAAAATGACAGCGCTTGGGCCAAATACCGGAAAACAACCGATTGGTACGAAAGGCATTTCTTGGTCAGCAGAAAAAGAGTATGAGCAATTAAAGAGCCGATTAGGAGTGGTTCGAACGGATTCTATTGCGAAAGGGTGCCCTGATATAAAAGAAGCAATTCATGCTGCTGAGGCGGTATTAACACTTTCTTCTACAACAAACGGTCATATGGCTGTAAAAGCATGGGAAGCACTTGAAAAACAAACGGATTTAAAACTACGTGATTTAGCAGAAGAACGTGAAGAAGAATGCTTCACATTCGAACAAATTACAGCACAACCGAAAACAGTAATTACTTCTCCAGCCTTTACAGGTTCTGAAAAAGGTGGACGCCGTTACTCTCCATTTACAACAAATGTGGAACGTCTTATTCCTTGGAGAACGATAACGGGTCGACAATCTTTCTACTTAGATCACGACATGATGAAAGAGTTTGGTGAAACGATGGCAACATTTAAACCAATTCTGCAACATAAACCGTTTCGTAAATCACGACCTGAAGTAGAAGGGAAAGAAATTACACTAAACTATTTAACACCGCATAATAAGTGGTCGATTCATAGTATGTACTTCGATTCATTACCGATGTTAACGCTGTTTAGAGGCGGTCCAACTGTTTGGATGAACAAAGATGACGCGAATGAAGCTGGTGTTGCTGATAATGATTGGATCGAGTGCTTTAACCGTAACGGTGTTGTTGTAGCACGTGCTGTCGTAACGCACCGTATACCGAGAGGAATGGCATTTATGCACCATGCGCAAGATCGCCACATTAACGTGCCTGGTACGAAATTAACAAGTAACCGCGGGGGAACGCATAATAGTCCAACTCGAATTCACGTTAAACCAACGCATATGATTGGTGGATATGGTCAATTAAGCTATGGATTTAACTATTATGGTCCAACTGGGAACCAGCGTGACTTAAACGTTGTAATTCGCAAACTGAAGGAGGTAGATTGGCTTGAAGATTAA